In the Hordeum vulgare subsp. vulgare chromosome 7H, MorexV3_pseudomolecules_assembly, whole genome shotgun sequence genome, one interval contains:
- the LOC123411486 gene encoding probable isoprenylcysteine alpha-carbonyl methylesterase ICMEL1 isoform X1, with translation MWLLCKDYTLTRGRRLRRAHQSASRSLEHPSPPVKQRRRIRPTSALKAPPSSSRAARPRPATALRPDQRYVRVFPTKLLPGPSKASASCSPCQSGHLPASPHDLGNLAPPAAMEVELPARASSSQAKAKETPPPSPAASASATAAPPAEDAPLLPGEGVVRRRAVRERFAARSLSFRRDVGHAASETFLLTRLTLSLLRYLGIGYRWIRQFLALCCYALLLMPGFIQVLYYYFFSSQVHRSVVYGEQPRNRLDLYIPAGTTGLKPVVAFVTGGAWIIGYKGWGALLGRRLAERGILVACIDYRNFPQGTIGDMVEDVSRGISFVCNNIASYGGDPERIYLVGQSAGAHIAACALINQAIRECGEDTSTWSVAQLKAYFGISGGYNLLNLVDHFHRRGLYRSVFLRQISCLLLSGYYTIGTLCFSIMEGEESLRKFSPEVVVKDVAVRSAVSLLPQIILFHGTSDCSMPSAESEAFLAALQQRGAKADLFLYEGKTHTDLFLQDPLRGGRDKMLEEIVAVIQNDDPGASALQLAVPVARRLVPEIMLRLAGRVSPF, from the exons ATGTGGCTCTTGTGCAAAGACTATACTCTGACACGTGGGCGGAGGCTTCGAAGAGCCCACCAGTCAGCCTCCCGGTCACTAGAGCACCCCTCGCCGCCGGTCAAGCAGCGCCGCCGGATCCGGCCTACCTCCGCCCTAAaagcgccgccatcgtcatcacgtgCAGCTCGGCCACGGCCTGCGACAGCGCTGAGGCCAGACCAACGATACGTCCGCGTGTTCCCCACCAAGCTTTTGCCAGGTCCGAGCAAAGCATCCGCATCGTGTTCTCCGTGCCAGAGCGGCCACCTTCCGGCCTCCCCCCACGATCTCGGGAATCTCGCGCCCCCCGCCGCGATGGAGGTGGAGCTCCCCGCCCGCGCCTCCTCCTCCCAAGCCAAGGCGAAGGAGACGCCGCCGCCCTCCCCGGCCGCTTCCGCTTCCGCCACCGCCGCACCACCCGCGGAGGACGCGCCGCTCCTCCCGGGCGAGGGCGTCGTACGGCGGCGCGCGGTGAGGGAGCGGTTCGCGGCGCGCAGCCTCTCCTTCCGCCGGGACGTCGGCCACGCGGCCTCGGAGACCTTCCTCCTCACCCGGCTGACGCTCTCCCTCCTCCGCTACCTCGG GATAGGCTACAGATGGATTCGTCAGTTCCTAGCCCTCTGTTGTTATGCTCTATTGCTCATGCCTGGCTTTATTCAAG TTTTATATTATTACTTCTTCTCAAGCCAAGTTCATAGAAGTGTTGTATACGGAGAACAACCAAGAAACAG GTTGGATTTGTATATACCAGCTGGCACAACAGGGTTGAAACCAGTTGTGGCATTTGTCACTGGTGGGGCATGGATCATAGG GTACAAAGGGTGGGGTGCCCTTTTAGGCAGACGCTTGGCAGAAAGGGGCATTTTAGTTGCATGCATTGATTACAG AAACTTCCCTCAGGGGACTATTGGTGACATGGTAGAAGACGTATCGCGAGGAATCTCATTTGTCTGTAACAATATAGCTAGCTATGGAGGTGATCCTGAAAG GATTTATCTTGTTGGACAATCTGCTGGTGCACATATTGCTGCTTGTGCTCTCATAAATCAGGCTATCAGAGAATGTGgtgaagatacttccacttgGAGTGTTGCACAGCTAAAAGCATACTTTGGTATTTCTGGCGG TTATAATCTTCTTAACTTGGTTGATCATTTCCATAGGCGTGGTCTTTACCGGTCCGTCTTCCTCAG GCAAATTTCTTGCCTGCTATTGTCAGGATACTATaccattggaaccttatgtttcagCATTATGGAAGGCGAGGAATCATTGAGGAAATTTTCTCCAGAAGTCGTGGTTAAGGACGTAGCAGTTAGATCCGCAGTCTCTTTGTTGCCACAAATCATCCTTTTTCATGGGACAAGTGACTGTTCAATGCCCTCTGCTGAAAG TGAAGCATTCCTTGCTGCTTTACAACAGCGTGGTGCTAAAGCGGATCTATTCTTATACGAAGGAAAGACACATACTGATTTATTTCTTCAG GATCCTCTTCGGGGCGGCAGAGATAAAATGCTCGAAGAGATTGTCGCCGTGATACAGAATGATGATCCAGGAGCGTCCGCTCTGCAGCTCGCAGTGCCTGTTGCACGCCGCCTTGTTCCTGAAATCATGCTCAGGCTTGCTGGGAGAGTGAGCCCTTTCTGA
- the LOC123411486 gene encoding probable isoprenylcysteine alpha-carbonyl methylesterase ICMEL1 isoform X2: MWLLCKDYTLTRGRRLRRAHQSASRSLEHPSPPVKQRRRIRPTSALKAPPSSSRAARPRPATALRPDQRYVRVFPTKLLPGPSKASASCSPCQSGHLPASPHDLGNLAPPAAMEVELPARASSSQAKAKETPPPSPAASASATAAPPAEDAPLLPGEGVVRRRAVRERFAARSLSFRRDVGHAASETFLLTRLTLSLLRYLGIGYRWIRQFLALCCYALLLMPGFIQVLYYYFFSSQVHRSVVYGEQPRNRLDLYIPAGTTGLKPVVAFVTGGAWIIGYKGWGALLGRRLAERGILVACIDYRNFPQGTIGDMVEDVSRGISFVCNNIASYGGDPERIYLVGQSAGAHIAACALINQAIRECGEDTSTWSVAQLKAYFGISGGYNLLNLVDHFHRRGLYRSVFLSIMEGEESLRKFSPEVVVKDVAVRSAVSLLPQIILFHGTSDCSMPSAESEAFLAALQQRGAKADLFLYEGKTHTDLFLQDPLRGGRDKMLEEIVAVIQNDDPGASALQLAVPVARRLVPEIMLRLAGRVSPF, translated from the exons ATGTGGCTCTTGTGCAAAGACTATACTCTGACACGTGGGCGGAGGCTTCGAAGAGCCCACCAGTCAGCCTCCCGGTCACTAGAGCACCCCTCGCCGCCGGTCAAGCAGCGCCGCCGGATCCGGCCTACCTCCGCCCTAAaagcgccgccatcgtcatcacgtgCAGCTCGGCCACGGCCTGCGACAGCGCTGAGGCCAGACCAACGATACGTCCGCGTGTTCCCCACCAAGCTTTTGCCAGGTCCGAGCAAAGCATCCGCATCGTGTTCTCCGTGCCAGAGCGGCCACCTTCCGGCCTCCCCCCACGATCTCGGGAATCTCGCGCCCCCCGCCGCGATGGAGGTGGAGCTCCCCGCCCGCGCCTCCTCCTCCCAAGCCAAGGCGAAGGAGACGCCGCCGCCCTCCCCGGCCGCTTCCGCTTCCGCCACCGCCGCACCACCCGCGGAGGACGCGCCGCTCCTCCCGGGCGAGGGCGTCGTACGGCGGCGCGCGGTGAGGGAGCGGTTCGCGGCGCGCAGCCTCTCCTTCCGCCGGGACGTCGGCCACGCGGCCTCGGAGACCTTCCTCCTCACCCGGCTGACGCTCTCCCTCCTCCGCTACCTCGG GATAGGCTACAGATGGATTCGTCAGTTCCTAGCCCTCTGTTGTTATGCTCTATTGCTCATGCCTGGCTTTATTCAAG TTTTATATTATTACTTCTTCTCAAGCCAAGTTCATAGAAGTGTTGTATACGGAGAACAACCAAGAAACAG GTTGGATTTGTATATACCAGCTGGCACAACAGGGTTGAAACCAGTTGTGGCATTTGTCACTGGTGGGGCATGGATCATAGG GTACAAAGGGTGGGGTGCCCTTTTAGGCAGACGCTTGGCAGAAAGGGGCATTTTAGTTGCATGCATTGATTACAG AAACTTCCCTCAGGGGACTATTGGTGACATGGTAGAAGACGTATCGCGAGGAATCTCATTTGTCTGTAACAATATAGCTAGCTATGGAGGTGATCCTGAAAG GATTTATCTTGTTGGACAATCTGCTGGTGCACATATTGCTGCTTGTGCTCTCATAAATCAGGCTATCAGAGAATGTGgtgaagatacttccacttgGAGTGTTGCACAGCTAAAAGCATACTTTGGTATTTCTGGCGG TTATAATCTTCTTAACTTGGTTGATCATTTCCATAGGCGTGGTCTTTACCGGTCCGTCTTCCTCAG CATTATGGAAGGCGAGGAATCATTGAGGAAATTTTCTCCAGAAGTCGTGGTTAAGGACGTAGCAGTTAGATCCGCAGTCTCTTTGTTGCCACAAATCATCCTTTTTCATGGGACAAGTGACTGTTCAATGCCCTCTGCTGAAAG TGAAGCATTCCTTGCTGCTTTACAACAGCGTGGTGCTAAAGCGGATCTATTCTTATACGAAGGAAAGACACATACTGATTTATTTCTTCAG GATCCTCTTCGGGGCGGCAGAGATAAAATGCTCGAAGAGATTGTCGCCGTGATACAGAATGATGATCCAGGAGCGTCCGCTCTGCAGCTCGCAGTGCCTGTTGCACGCCGCCTTGTTCCTGAAATCATGCTCAGGCTTGCTGGGAGAGTGAGCCCTTTCTGA
- the LOC123411486 gene encoding probable isoprenylcysteine alpha-carbonyl methylesterase ICMEL1 isoform X5, whose protein sequence is MWLLCKDYTLTRGRRLRRAHQSASRSLEHPSPPVKQRRRIRPTSALKAPPSSSRAARPRPATALRPDQRYVRVFPTKLLPGPSKASASCSPCQSGHLPASPHDLGNLAPPAAMEVELPARASSSQAKAKETPPPSPAASASATAAPPAEDAPLLPGEGVVRRRAVRERFAARSLSFRRDVGHAASETFLLTRLTLSLLRYLGIGYRWIRQFLALCCYALLLMPGFIQVLYYYFFSSQVHRSVVYGEQPRNRLDLYIPAGTTGLKPVVAFVTGGAWIIGYKGWGALLGRRLAERGILVACIDYRNFPQGTIGDMVEDVSRGISFVCNNIASYGGDPERIYLVGQSAGAHIAACALINQAIRECGEDTSTWSVAQLKAYFGISGGYNLLNLVDHFHRRGLYRSVFLRKANFLPAIVRILYHWNLMFQHYGRRGIIEEIFSRSRG, encoded by the exons ATGTGGCTCTTGTGCAAAGACTATACTCTGACACGTGGGCGGAGGCTTCGAAGAGCCCACCAGTCAGCCTCCCGGTCACTAGAGCACCCCTCGCCGCCGGTCAAGCAGCGCCGCCGGATCCGGCCTACCTCCGCCCTAAaagcgccgccatcgtcatcacgtgCAGCTCGGCCACGGCCTGCGACAGCGCTGAGGCCAGACCAACGATACGTCCGCGTGTTCCCCACCAAGCTTTTGCCAGGTCCGAGCAAAGCATCCGCATCGTGTTCTCCGTGCCAGAGCGGCCACCTTCCGGCCTCCCCCCACGATCTCGGGAATCTCGCGCCCCCCGCCGCGATGGAGGTGGAGCTCCCCGCCCGCGCCTCCTCCTCCCAAGCCAAGGCGAAGGAGACGCCGCCGCCCTCCCCGGCCGCTTCCGCTTCCGCCACCGCCGCACCACCCGCGGAGGACGCGCCGCTCCTCCCGGGCGAGGGCGTCGTACGGCGGCGCGCGGTGAGGGAGCGGTTCGCGGCGCGCAGCCTCTCCTTCCGCCGGGACGTCGGCCACGCGGCCTCGGAGACCTTCCTCCTCACCCGGCTGACGCTCTCCCTCCTCCGCTACCTCGG GATAGGCTACAGATGGATTCGTCAGTTCCTAGCCCTCTGTTGTTATGCTCTATTGCTCATGCCTGGCTTTATTCAAG TTTTATATTATTACTTCTTCTCAAGCCAAGTTCATAGAAGTGTTGTATACGGAGAACAACCAAGAAACAG GTTGGATTTGTATATACCAGCTGGCACAACAGGGTTGAAACCAGTTGTGGCATTTGTCACTGGTGGGGCATGGATCATAGG GTACAAAGGGTGGGGTGCCCTTTTAGGCAGACGCTTGGCAGAAAGGGGCATTTTAGTTGCATGCATTGATTACAG AAACTTCCCTCAGGGGACTATTGGTGACATGGTAGAAGACGTATCGCGAGGAATCTCATTTGTCTGTAACAATATAGCTAGCTATGGAGGTGATCCTGAAAG GATTTATCTTGTTGGACAATCTGCTGGTGCACATATTGCTGCTTGTGCTCTCATAAATCAGGCTATCAGAGAATGTGgtgaagatacttccacttgGAGTGTTGCACAGCTAAAAGCATACTTTGGTATTTCTGGCGG TTATAATCTTCTTAACTTGGTTGATCATTTCCATAGGCGTGGTCTTTACCGGTCCGTCTTCCTCAG GAAGGCAAATTTCTTGCCTGCTATTGTCAGGATACTATaccattggaaccttatgtttcagCATTATGGAAGGCGAGGAATCATTGAGGAAATTTTCTCCAGAAGTCGTGGTTAA
- the LOC123411486 gene encoding probable isoprenylcysteine alpha-carbonyl methylesterase ICMEL1 isoform X6, translated as MWLLCKDYTLTRGRRLRRAHQSASRSLEHPSPPVKQRRRIRPTSALKAPPSSSRAARPRPATALRPDQRYVRVFPTKLLPGPSKASASCSPCQSGHLPASPHDLGNLAPPAAMEVELPARASSSQAKAKETPPPSPAASASATAAPPAEDAPLLPGEGVVRRRAVRERFAARSLSFRRDVGHAASETFLLTRLTLSLLRYLGIGYRWIRQFLALCCYALLLMPGFIQVLYYYFFSSQVHRSVVYGEQPRNRLDLYIPAGTTGLKPVVAFVTGGAWIIGYKGWGALLGRRLAERGILVACIDYRNFPQGTIGDMVEDVSRGISFVCNNIASYGGDPERIYLVGQSAGAHIAACALINQAIRECGEDTSTWSVAQLKAYFGISGGYNLLNLVDHFHRRGLYRSVFLRILYHWNLMFQHYGRRGIIEEIFSRSRG; from the exons ATGTGGCTCTTGTGCAAAGACTATACTCTGACACGTGGGCGGAGGCTTCGAAGAGCCCACCAGTCAGCCTCCCGGTCACTAGAGCACCCCTCGCCGCCGGTCAAGCAGCGCCGCCGGATCCGGCCTACCTCCGCCCTAAaagcgccgccatcgtcatcacgtgCAGCTCGGCCACGGCCTGCGACAGCGCTGAGGCCAGACCAACGATACGTCCGCGTGTTCCCCACCAAGCTTTTGCCAGGTCCGAGCAAAGCATCCGCATCGTGTTCTCCGTGCCAGAGCGGCCACCTTCCGGCCTCCCCCCACGATCTCGGGAATCTCGCGCCCCCCGCCGCGATGGAGGTGGAGCTCCCCGCCCGCGCCTCCTCCTCCCAAGCCAAGGCGAAGGAGACGCCGCCGCCCTCCCCGGCCGCTTCCGCTTCCGCCACCGCCGCACCACCCGCGGAGGACGCGCCGCTCCTCCCGGGCGAGGGCGTCGTACGGCGGCGCGCGGTGAGGGAGCGGTTCGCGGCGCGCAGCCTCTCCTTCCGCCGGGACGTCGGCCACGCGGCCTCGGAGACCTTCCTCCTCACCCGGCTGACGCTCTCCCTCCTCCGCTACCTCGG GATAGGCTACAGATGGATTCGTCAGTTCCTAGCCCTCTGTTGTTATGCTCTATTGCTCATGCCTGGCTTTATTCAAG TTTTATATTATTACTTCTTCTCAAGCCAAGTTCATAGAAGTGTTGTATACGGAGAACAACCAAGAAACAG GTTGGATTTGTATATACCAGCTGGCACAACAGGGTTGAAACCAGTTGTGGCATTTGTCACTGGTGGGGCATGGATCATAGG GTACAAAGGGTGGGGTGCCCTTTTAGGCAGACGCTTGGCAGAAAGGGGCATTTTAGTTGCATGCATTGATTACAG AAACTTCCCTCAGGGGACTATTGGTGACATGGTAGAAGACGTATCGCGAGGAATCTCATTTGTCTGTAACAATATAGCTAGCTATGGAGGTGATCCTGAAAG GATTTATCTTGTTGGACAATCTGCTGGTGCACATATTGCTGCTTGTGCTCTCATAAATCAGGCTATCAGAGAATGTGgtgaagatacttccacttgGAGTGTTGCACAGCTAAAAGCATACTTTGGTATTTCTGGCGG TTATAATCTTCTTAACTTGGTTGATCATTTCCATAGGCGTGGTCTTTACCGGTCCGTCTTCCTCAG GATACTATaccattggaaccttatgtttcagCATTATGGAAGGCGAGGAATCATTGAGGAAATTTTCTCCAGAAGTCGTGGTTAA
- the LOC123411486 gene encoding probable isoprenylcysteine alpha-carbonyl methylesterase ICMEL1 isoform X3, producing MWLLCKDYTLTRGRRLRRAHQSASRSLEHPSPPVKQRRRIRPTSALKAPPSSSRAARPRPATALRPDQRYVRVFPTKLLPGPSKASASCSPCQSGHLPASPHDLGNLAPPAAMEVELPARASSSQAKAKETPPPSPAASASATAAPPAEDAPLLPGEGVVRRRAVRERFAARSLSFRRDVGHAASETFLLTRLTLSLLRYLGIGYRWIRQFLALCCYALLLMPGFIQVLYYYFFSSQVHRSVVYGEQPRNRLDLYIPAGTTGLKPVVAFVTGGAWIIGYKGWGALLGRRLAERGILVACIDYRNFPQGTIGDMVEDVSRGISFVCNNIASYGGDPERIYLVGQSAGAHIAACALINQAIRECGEDTSTWSVAQLKAYFGISGGYNLLNLVDHFHRRGLYRSVFLRQISCLLLSGYYTIGTLCFSIMEGEESLRKFSPEVVVKDVAVRSAVSLLPQIILFHGTSDCSMPSAESEAFLAALQQRGAKADLFLYEGKTHTDLFLQSADVLRRLEDKGLAISRGQLFCVINM from the exons ATGTGGCTCTTGTGCAAAGACTATACTCTGACACGTGGGCGGAGGCTTCGAAGAGCCCACCAGTCAGCCTCCCGGTCACTAGAGCACCCCTCGCCGCCGGTCAAGCAGCGCCGCCGGATCCGGCCTACCTCCGCCCTAAaagcgccgccatcgtcatcacgtgCAGCTCGGCCACGGCCTGCGACAGCGCTGAGGCCAGACCAACGATACGTCCGCGTGTTCCCCACCAAGCTTTTGCCAGGTCCGAGCAAAGCATCCGCATCGTGTTCTCCGTGCCAGAGCGGCCACCTTCCGGCCTCCCCCCACGATCTCGGGAATCTCGCGCCCCCCGCCGCGATGGAGGTGGAGCTCCCCGCCCGCGCCTCCTCCTCCCAAGCCAAGGCGAAGGAGACGCCGCCGCCCTCCCCGGCCGCTTCCGCTTCCGCCACCGCCGCACCACCCGCGGAGGACGCGCCGCTCCTCCCGGGCGAGGGCGTCGTACGGCGGCGCGCGGTGAGGGAGCGGTTCGCGGCGCGCAGCCTCTCCTTCCGCCGGGACGTCGGCCACGCGGCCTCGGAGACCTTCCTCCTCACCCGGCTGACGCTCTCCCTCCTCCGCTACCTCGG GATAGGCTACAGATGGATTCGTCAGTTCCTAGCCCTCTGTTGTTATGCTCTATTGCTCATGCCTGGCTTTATTCAAG TTTTATATTATTACTTCTTCTCAAGCCAAGTTCATAGAAGTGTTGTATACGGAGAACAACCAAGAAACAG GTTGGATTTGTATATACCAGCTGGCACAACAGGGTTGAAACCAGTTGTGGCATTTGTCACTGGTGGGGCATGGATCATAGG GTACAAAGGGTGGGGTGCCCTTTTAGGCAGACGCTTGGCAGAAAGGGGCATTTTAGTTGCATGCATTGATTACAG AAACTTCCCTCAGGGGACTATTGGTGACATGGTAGAAGACGTATCGCGAGGAATCTCATTTGTCTGTAACAATATAGCTAGCTATGGAGGTGATCCTGAAAG GATTTATCTTGTTGGACAATCTGCTGGTGCACATATTGCTGCTTGTGCTCTCATAAATCAGGCTATCAGAGAATGTGgtgaagatacttccacttgGAGTGTTGCACAGCTAAAAGCATACTTTGGTATTTCTGGCGG TTATAATCTTCTTAACTTGGTTGATCATTTCCATAGGCGTGGTCTTTACCGGTCCGTCTTCCTCAG GCAAATTTCTTGCCTGCTATTGTCAGGATACTATaccattggaaccttatgtttcagCATTATGGAAGGCGAGGAATCATTGAGGAAATTTTCTCCAGAAGTCGTGGTTAAGGACGTAGCAGTTAGATCCGCAGTCTCTTTGTTGCCACAAATCATCCTTTTTCATGGGACAAGTGACTGTTCAATGCCCTCTGCTGAAAG TGAAGCATTCCTTGCTGCTTTACAACAGCGTGGTGCTAAAGCGGATCTATTCTTATACGAAGGAAAGACACATACTGATTTATTTCTTCAG AGTGCAGACGTACTTAGACGATTAGAAGATAAAGGACTTGCTATTTCTAGAGGGCAACTTTTTTGTGTGATCAACATGTAG
- the LOC123411486 gene encoding probable isoprenylcysteine alpha-carbonyl methylesterase ICMEL1 isoform X4 has protein sequence MWLLCKDYTLTRGRRLRRAHQSASRSLEHPSPPVKQRRRIRPTSALKAPPSSSRAARPRPATALRPDQRYVRVFPTKLLPGPSKASASCSPCQSGHLPASPHDLGNLAPPAAMEVELPARASSSQAKAKETPPPSPAASASATAAPPAEDAPLLPGEGVVRRRAVRERFAARSLSFRRDVGHAASETFLLTRLTLSLLRYLGIGYRWIRQFLALCCYALLLMPGFIQVLYYYFFSSQVHRSVVYGEQPRNRLDLYIPAGTTGLKPVVAFVTGGAWIIGYKGWGALLGRRLAERGILVACIDYRNFPQGTIGDMVEDVSRGISFVCNNIASYGGDPERIYLVGQSAGAHIAACALINQAIRECGEDTSTWSVAQLKAYFGISGGYNLLNLVDHFHRRGLYRSVFLSIMEGEESLRKFSPEVVVKDVAVRSAVSLLPQIILFHGTSDCSMPSAESEAFLAALQQRGAKADLFLYEGKTHTDLFLQSADVLRRLEDKGLAISRGQLFCVINM, from the exons ATGTGGCTCTTGTGCAAAGACTATACTCTGACACGTGGGCGGAGGCTTCGAAGAGCCCACCAGTCAGCCTCCCGGTCACTAGAGCACCCCTCGCCGCCGGTCAAGCAGCGCCGCCGGATCCGGCCTACCTCCGCCCTAAaagcgccgccatcgtcatcacgtgCAGCTCGGCCACGGCCTGCGACAGCGCTGAGGCCAGACCAACGATACGTCCGCGTGTTCCCCACCAAGCTTTTGCCAGGTCCGAGCAAAGCATCCGCATCGTGTTCTCCGTGCCAGAGCGGCCACCTTCCGGCCTCCCCCCACGATCTCGGGAATCTCGCGCCCCCCGCCGCGATGGAGGTGGAGCTCCCCGCCCGCGCCTCCTCCTCCCAAGCCAAGGCGAAGGAGACGCCGCCGCCCTCCCCGGCCGCTTCCGCTTCCGCCACCGCCGCACCACCCGCGGAGGACGCGCCGCTCCTCCCGGGCGAGGGCGTCGTACGGCGGCGCGCGGTGAGGGAGCGGTTCGCGGCGCGCAGCCTCTCCTTCCGCCGGGACGTCGGCCACGCGGCCTCGGAGACCTTCCTCCTCACCCGGCTGACGCTCTCCCTCCTCCGCTACCTCGG GATAGGCTACAGATGGATTCGTCAGTTCCTAGCCCTCTGTTGTTATGCTCTATTGCTCATGCCTGGCTTTATTCAAG TTTTATATTATTACTTCTTCTCAAGCCAAGTTCATAGAAGTGTTGTATACGGAGAACAACCAAGAAACAG GTTGGATTTGTATATACCAGCTGGCACAACAGGGTTGAAACCAGTTGTGGCATTTGTCACTGGTGGGGCATGGATCATAGG GTACAAAGGGTGGGGTGCCCTTTTAGGCAGACGCTTGGCAGAAAGGGGCATTTTAGTTGCATGCATTGATTACAG AAACTTCCCTCAGGGGACTATTGGTGACATGGTAGAAGACGTATCGCGAGGAATCTCATTTGTCTGTAACAATATAGCTAGCTATGGAGGTGATCCTGAAAG GATTTATCTTGTTGGACAATCTGCTGGTGCACATATTGCTGCTTGTGCTCTCATAAATCAGGCTATCAGAGAATGTGgtgaagatacttccacttgGAGTGTTGCACAGCTAAAAGCATACTTTGGTATTTCTGGCGG TTATAATCTTCTTAACTTGGTTGATCATTTCCATAGGCGTGGTCTTTACCGGTCCGTCTTCCTCAG CATTATGGAAGGCGAGGAATCATTGAGGAAATTTTCTCCAGAAGTCGTGGTTAAGGACGTAGCAGTTAGATCCGCAGTCTCTTTGTTGCCACAAATCATCCTTTTTCATGGGACAAGTGACTGTTCAATGCCCTCTGCTGAAAG TGAAGCATTCCTTGCTGCTTTACAACAGCGTGGTGCTAAAGCGGATCTATTCTTATACGAAGGAAAGACACATACTGATTTATTTCTTCAG AGTGCAGACGTACTTAGACGATTAGAAGATAAAGGACTTGCTATTTCTAGAGGGCAACTTTTTTGTGTGATCAACATGTAG